The segment TTCGGCCCGGCGCGAGCGGTCGGTGGGTCTGGGGCTGATGGGCTTCCACTCCTTCCTGCAGAGCCAGGGCGTGGCCTTCGAATCCGCCATGGCCAAGTCGTGGAACATGCGCCTGTTCAAGCACCTGCGCCGCGAGGCCGACAAGGCCAGCGTCAAGCTGGCCGAAGAGAAGGGGCCCTGCGAGGACGCAGCCGAGCGCGGCGTGATGGAGCGGTTCAGCCACAAGCTGGCCATCGCCCCCACGGCCTCGATCTCGATCATCTGTGGCGGGACGAGCGCCGGCATCGAGCCGATCCCGGCCAATATCTACACTCACAAGACCCTGTCGGGCTCGTTCGCCGTCAAGAACCCCTATCTGGAGCAGCTGCTGGAAGGCTATGGCCGCAACACCGACGTCGTCTGGTCGTCGATCCTGGAGCACGAAGGCTCGGTCCAGCATCTCGATTTCCTCTCCGACGACGAAAAGGGCGTGTTCAAGACCGCCTTCGAGCTGGACCAGCGCTGGGTCGTCGAATTGTCGGCCGACCGCTCGCCGGAAATCTGTCAGGCCCAGTCGATCAACCTGTTCATCCCCGGCGACGTGAACAAGTGGGACCTGCATATGCTGCACTGGAAGGCGTGGGAGAGCGGGGTGAAGTCCCTGTATTACCTGCGCTCCAAGTCGGTGCAGCGGGCCGCCTTCGCGGGCGCGGAGGACAAGGCCGAGGTCGAGCCCGATCCCAACCAGCCCGACCTGTTCAGCGCTGCGCGCACCGACTATGACGAGTGCCTGGCCTGCCAGTAGGGCAGGGCGTCAAGGCTCGCAGCACGGTCACTCGCGGCTTCAGCGCGTTCTGCGGCAAGAGGCGCAAACGCCGGGCTCGCGGAGCCTGTCGGCTTGGGCGCAAGGACCACTTTACCCGCCCGGGGTTGATTCGTGCGGTCGTTGCGGGGGGCCGGGAACACGCTTCCGCGCCCCGCGTTCTGCAAGCCTCAGGACCGTGTCACAAAATCGCGGTTGGCCGGGCCGGATTTCCGGTGCATTCTATGTGCCGCTTGCGGGCTGTGGGAGGACCGTTGCCTTATCTGGAGCGACTTGCATCGGGCGTAGTGTGTCTGGTGACCCTGGCGGTCCCGGCCTCTGCCCAGACGTGGGTGAACCAGAACTGGTCGGCAGACCAGCAGGCGACAGCCACCGCCATCACCGCCCGGCTGAATAGCCGACCCGCCTTCGCTGTCGCAGCCGAGGCCGGGTTCGGACCCGGCCTCGAAGTGGCCGATGCCTTCGCTCCAGCGGAAATGCGCAACCCCTTCGCGGCCGCCACGACGCGGGATGTCTGGATCGAGGGCGATGGCCATGCCGACCGCCTGCGGATGCGGACTCGCGGCGAACTGCGCCGCGCCGACGGTGCCCCCCTTCCCGTCTCGCCGCTGGACCATGGTGCCTTCCTGGCCGAGGGCTATGACGTCAGCTTTTCGCGCGGCTGGCCGGTCGCGCGCGGCTATACGGCCTCGGGGCTGGAGGTCACCCTGACGCCGCACGCCGGCATCGGGGTCGGCGACCGCGGCGGTCTGGCGGAGGCGGGAGCCACGCTGAGGATCGGACGCGGTATCGACCGGCTGGTTCCCGAGGGCAGTGCCGAATTCGGCCAACGCGCGCGATGGTATCTGTATGCTGCCGGATCGGGGACGGCCGTCGGCTACAATTTCGCCCGCAACCGTGACGGCGACTATGCCCGCTCGGGCGTCAGTCGCGACAGCGGCAACTTCCTGGGGGATGCCTCGGTCGGCGTGGCGCTTCGCCGGGGCGACATGCAGGGCTCGTTCGGCATCGTCTACCGCGAGATAGAAGCGGAAGGGCTGCGCAGTGGCCGTGGCCTCGACAACGACGTCACCGAGGGTCTGGTGGCCTTCCAGCTGTCGATCAAGCCGCAGTGGTAGACGCGAGAGATCAGGGACTAGGGATTAGGGATTAGGGACTAGGGACTAGGGATTAGGGATCAGGGATTGGCGACTTGGGAAGATGCTCCGTCCTGCCTGGTCTTGATTACGGTCCTAATCCCTAATGCCTAATCCCTCACCCCCCAAACTCTCCCCTCAGATCCAGCCCTTGCGCCTGAACCACAGCAGCGGCAGCAAGGCCGAGACAGCCATGACGACCAGGGCCATCGGATAGCCGCCGGCCCAGCGCAGCTCGGGCATATGCTCGAAATTCATGCCGTAGATGGCGCCGATGAGCGTCGGCGGCATCAGGACCGCGCTGAAAATCGAGAAGACCTTGAAGATCGACGACTGCTCGATGTTGATGAAGCCGAGCGCCGCCGACAGCTGGAAATTGATCCCCGCCGCCACCGCCTGATTGTGCGAGATCAGACTGGCGGCGTCGCTGGCCAGGGATTTCAGATGCTCGCAGGCCTCGGGCGCCTCGTCCATCCGGTCGTCGAAGCCGACGAAGGCGAAGGCGCGGGCCAGCCCGGCCAGACTTTGTTCGATGCGGGCATTGGCGATGTGGGCGCGGCCCAGCTTGGTCACCAGATGCTCGAACCCGACGCGCTTGCCGTCTGAAAAGACGTGGTTGCCGACCGCCTCGACCTTGTGCGCGGTCCTGGCCAGCACATCGGAGGCACGGTCGATGATCGCCTCCATCAGGTTCAGGAACATCTCCAGGCCCGTCGCGCACAGCGAAGGGTCGCGTTCGAGCTTGTCGGTAAACTGGGTGAAGGGACGCGGGTCGAAGTAGCGGATGGTGACCATCGGCCCCGCGGTCAGGACGAAGGTGACGGGATCGCTCCCCGGCAGGTCGGCGTCGCCGTTATGGATGATGTCGGCGGTGACATAGGTCGCGCCGCCCTCGCGATACAGTCGGCTGGAGGCCTCCAGCTCGCTCATTTCCTCGCGCGTCGGAATAGCGATGCCGAGCGCCCTTTCAACGGCCAGGTCCTCCGCGCGTGTCGGCTCGATCAGGTCGATCCACAGGGTGTCGGCCGGCATATTCCATGGGCCTGCGACGTCGATCTCGACGGATTCACAGGCGGCGCAACCGGCGCGATAGAGGCGGATCATCGGCGTCGCCTCAAGGTCGGGTCAGGCGATCAGGGCTGACCGGCGGGCGAGCTGGCATTCGCGGCCATCTGGCGACCGGCGTCATAGGCGTCGCGGGCACCGTTATAGATGAAGCCATAGGTCGGATAGACGGTGGTGCCCAGGTCATTGATCGGATTGTACCACACCTTCACCTCGCTCCAGTCGTTGGCACCGGAGACATCGACGACGGTCACATTCTCCTCGACCCGGCCCCGGCTGCCGCCCCAGTTGGCGTGGGTCACGCGAATGACGCGGTCGGTCAGGATGTCGGACACCACGGCGACATGGCCCCGGCTCATACGGCCTTCGGGGCGAAACACCAGAACCGAGCCGGTCTCGGGCGCGCGGCCGGTGCGGAACCGGTCGACCGCCTGGCTCCACCAGGTCCAGGCGTCACCGAAGATATTGATGCCGGAGAACATCCGCGCGAACGTCACGCACTGCCAGTAGGGATCCTCGGCTCTCGCAGGCGTGGCCACCACGGCAGGGGCCAGCGCAAAAAGACCGAGGGTCGCCGCAACTGCGGCGGCAGTGAGTCGTTTCAACATACGGGATGGGCTCCGACTGTTACGTCCGCTGCTGCAGGCGACCGGGATGCTTGGGGGGAGAGGGCACCTCTGCGCCTGACTACATCAGTAGTCGGCGTTGCGATAGACCATCTGCGCATTGGCGCTGCTTGTGCCCGCTGAAGATGTGGCGACGGCCCGTACATAGATCGTCGTCCGGTCGGGGTAGGTCACGGGCGGCACGATGGCATGGATCCCTTGGCCCGTGGGCCCGGCCTCGATCCGATCAACAAGGATTTCGCGCGCGTTGCTCATGTCCGGGCTGGTGCTGAACGAGACCCGCACCTCCCCGCCCAGCCCATGCCCGTCGACCACGAAATCGAACATCCAGCCGCCCTCGTAGGGCTGGGACTTTTCGAAGCTGATGCTCGGTGCCGCAATGGCAGAAGCCGCAGCGGTCGTGAACGACTGGATCCCGCTCTGCGCCTGGCCGTCGTAATTGCGGACATGCGCCCGGTAGTAATAGGTGGTCCCCGGACGCAGGTCGGACATCGTGGCATGCGATTGGACGACGCCGCCATAACCCTGATCGTTCCGCTCGTCGCCGACGGTATGCGCATCCGACAGATCGGGGGACGTGCCGAGTTCGAACCAGAAATGCCCCGGCAGGCCCGCATCATTGGCCGCCATGCTGAGACCGGCCGAGGTGGAGCCGACATTCCAGTGCCATGTGCGTGCCATCGACGGCGCGTCGGCCAGGGCCGTCCCGGTCCACAAGAACGTTGCCATCAATGCGGCGAGCAGTTTCACGATTCCTTGCTTCATCGCAGCCTCCTCATGACGGAGTAACGCCATTATCAGTTCGCGTGCAGGGCCGCAATTGATGGGTTGCGGCCGGCGGCAGACGTGGATTCGGTCGCGCGAATGCGCAGGGGACCCGTCCGCCGCCACGTCAGGACAGACCGGTCGCCGGGTCGGCAGCCCTTAGCGCCGGGGCCTTGAAGCCGCCTTTTCAGGCCGGCTGGGGCGTCTCCCTGGCCGAGGCCTTCCGCGCCGCCCTGCGCCCGGCCATAGCCCGCAGGACCCGTCGCGCCGGGCGTTCGACCAGGTGATGGGCGATGGCGGCCACTACGGGCAGGGCCAGCACGACGGCCAGCCACACGAAGAGTTGAAGCTTCTTGTCCTCGGCCCCTGTGACGCGGGCGGCCAGGTTCACCGCCAGCAGTTGCCACGGCACCAGCACCATATAGACGGCATAGCTGATCTCACCCAGATAGACCGCCGGGCGCGAGGCCAGCCAGCCGGTATTGGGCAGGGAGGCCAGGGCGAGGATCAGCCCCCCGCCAAGCAGCACCAAAGCCCCATCGGGCGCGCCCAGCGATCCGGCGACGGCCATGGCCAGAACGCACGCCCCGGCGATCCAGCCCGGACGCGGCAGGGTCCGGCGACGGTGCATCAGATAGAGCGCACAGCCCAGGGCGAAGCAGGGAACGATCCGCAGCGCGCCCCAGCGAATGGTCGCCTCGGTCAGGGAGAAGCCGGCCAGCGCCTGGAACGCAGCATACAGGCCGATCATGAAGGCGGCGGCCCCGACCAGCGCCAGCACGGGCCGGTCGCGCAGTCGCCAGGCCACAAAGGCGAAGGCCGGGAAGGCCAGATAGGCGAACCACTCTGCCGAGATCGACCAGGACGAATGGTTCCAGCCCGACTGCGGAGCCAGGCCCCAGGCGTGCAGCATCAGAAGATTGGCGGGCAGCGACGGCCAGCTGAGGATATTGGCGTCGATCGCCATCCCCATAGCGACGGCGGCGAGGCCCAGCACTCCGACGCCGATCAGGGTCGCCAGATGCAGCGGATAGACCCGCGCGATCCGCGCCCACAGGAAGCCGCCATAGCTGAACCGCTTCTCGCCATGGGCCGCCAGATAGACGTGGCTGAGGATGAAGCCGGACAGGACGAAGAACAGCTCGACCCCCAGATAGCCCTTGGTCACCAGGGTCGGCACGAAGGCGACATCCAGATTGGGCCAGAAGGCATACAGCGCCACCCAGGCGGCCGCGAAGAACCGCAGGGCGGTCAGCGGGCGAAGGTCTGCGGGGGCGGAACCGGAGATCATCGGTCGATCCTGCGCCCGGACCGGTTCGGGAAGCGTTAAGGGCCCCATGATAGCGCGCGACACCATGCTGCCGGACCTGACGTTCGACGACCTGACGGGGCTCAGCGCCGCCGATGCCGGCCTGTCCCGGGACCAGGCGCGTATCGCCCTGACCGGGGCGCTGGGCCTGCTGGATCGCCATGCCGCGCACGAGACCCTGGTCGCACTGTTCGAGGCGGTGCCGGGGGCCGAGGCCGCTGCCCGGTCGGAGGGCGCGGCCCGTCCGAAGCGCGGTCCGTTCGGCGGGCTGATCGCCGGCGCGGGCGGCCTGTCGGGCAAGGCCGTGGCCGAGGCCATGGGGCTGCTGGATCGACTGGAGGAGGTCGGGGTCTCGAAAGCCGATCTGAAGCGGCTGTTGCCCGCCGCGCGCGACCTCATCCGCGCCCGGACCGGTCGCGATCTTCTGGGCGAGGCGGTGCGCAGCGTTCCGGGCGTGGGGCCGCTGCTCGGCGACGCCTGAACCCTACACAGCAGGAGCCTGCGCCAAAGCTTCGGGCGTCGTGCCACAGCCGTTCAGCGTCTCCTCGCCGAGCTCGACCCTGGCCGTCAGCGGATACAGCCGGTCGCTCATGCCGTCCGAGCATTCGGTCGCGATCAGGGTCAGCACCACGGTCTGACCGGAATCGGTCGTGCCGGTGTAGACGGCCGTGGTGCCGGTCACGATCGGAGAGGCGACGGGCGCCGTGACGTCGGCCACGTCCGGGCGGGTCAGAACCAGGTCCTGATCGGCGATGTCGATGGCCCAGAAGGGCTCGGTCCCCAGCACCCGCACCGGCCGGGTCAGGTCGACGCCACCGATGACGACCGGAGCGGTCACCGTCTCGGGCGCGGGCTCCGCCTCGGTCTCCGACGCCTTCGAGCAGCCACCCAGGGCGGCCATCAGGATCAGGGAGGTCAGGACGGGCAGGACGAGGCGCATCGGGGCTCTCCGGAAGATCAGTCGCGCGGAACGAGGCGGGGATAGCCCGTCGCGGCGGCGAGGCAAAGCCCGCCGTCCGACCGCGGGTCACGACGGTCGCACGATGACGATCAGGCGCCTAACGTCGCGTGATGTCGATTCGCGATCGTCCGGCCCTCGTGGCCTATGAGTTCTTCGCCGGGGGCGGGCTGGCGGGTCTGGGCCTCGAGGGCTTCCGGACCCTGTTCGCCAACGACATGGATGCGGCCAAGGCGGCCAGCTGGCGGGCCAATCACGAGGCCGCCATCGCGGTCGGTGACGTCTGGGACCTGACGGCCGCCGATCTGCCGGGGCAGGCCGATCTGGCCTGGGCCTCATCCCCCTGCCAGGACGTCAGCCTGGCCGGTGCGCGGGCGGGGCTGGACGCCCGTCGGTCGGGGGCCTTATGGGGCTTCTGGCGGCTGATCGAGGCGCTGGAGACCGGGGGCCGCGCGCCGCCCGTCATCGTCATCGAGAATGTCGTCGGACTTCTGACCTCCGGCGCGGGTCGGGATTTCGGCGCGATCTGCGAGGCTCTGGCCGGGGCGGGCTATCGCGTCGGGGCCCTGGAGATGGACACGGCCCACTGGCTGCCGCAGTCACGGCCCCGGCTGTTCGTGGTCGCGATGCGGGGTGTTTCGGGGCCGGTCGCGGCGGGACCGGTCGCCCTGTTCCATCCTGCGCGGGTCATCACGGCGCAACAGCGTCTGTCCGGGCGGGCGAAGGCGGCGTGGGTCTGGTGGTCCCTGCCCGCGCCGCCTCGGCGCAACCTCGATCTGGCCGCCCTGCTGGAACCGGACGATGCTGTGGGCTGGTTTACGGACGCGCAGACCGGAGCCCTGCTGGCCCTGACCGCCCCGTTGCATCGCGACCGGCTGGAGGCCGCCCGCGCGTCGGGCGAGCGACGCGTCGCGGCCGCCTTTCGCCGGGTCCGGATCGAAGCGGGGCAGAAGGTCCAGCGGCTGGAGCTGCGGTTCGACGGCCTGGCGGGCTGTCTGCGCACGCCGTCCGGCGGGTCCTCGCGCCAGTATGTGATCGTCTGCGTGGGCGGCAAGGTGCGCGCCCGCCGCCTGACCGGGCGGGAGGCGGCGCGGCTGATGGGGGTGCCCGACACCTATATCCTGCCGCGCGGCGAGACGGCGGCGCTGAAGCTGATGGGCGACGCCGTGGCTGTGCCGGTCGTGCAGGCGCTGGCCGAGGGCCTGCTGCGCCCGGCGCTGGAGGGTCGCGCGGTCAGTCCAGGGTCGGCTTGCCCCGCCCCGACTTGATGTCCGAACGCCGGGTCTTGCCGTCCAGCCGCCGCTCCTTCGACGCCCGCGTCGGACGGGTCGGGACGCGAAAAGTCGGAGCGATCGAGGCCTGGTCCACCATCTCCTGCAGCCGGGCGATGGCGTCGGCGCGGTTGCGCTCCTGGGTTCGGTGACGGACGGCGGTGATCAGGATCACGCCGTCCAGCGTCAGCCGACTGCCCGCCAGCTTCATCAGCCGCGCCTTGACCGGATCGCGCAGCGACGGCGAGTTGACCACGTCGAACCGCATCTGCACCGCGGTCGAGACCTTGTTGACGTTCTGGCCGCCCGGCCCGCCGGCGCGATAGAAGCGGAACTCCAGCTCGTCCTCGGGAATGACGGTCATGCCGAGATTCGCCTGGCCCTGACCACCGCCTGATCCAGCGCCTGCAGGAAGGCCGAGCGGTCACGAGGACCGAACGGTGGCGGGCCGGAGGTGGCCACGCCCATCGAGCGCAGATGCTCGCCCACCATCCGACCGGCCAGGGCCGAGCCGATCGAGTCCGGCGTGAAGGGCTGACCGTTGGACTTCAGCGCCTGGGCCCCGGCCTTCAGGCAGCGGTCGGCGAGGGGGATGTCGGCGGTGACGACGATGTCGCCCGGACCCGCCCGCTCTGCGATCCAGTCGTCGGCGATGTCGGGACCGGCATCGACCACGATCTGTTCGATCCAGCGGTGGCGCGGGGTGTTGATCCAGCTGTTGGACACGACGAAGACGTGCAGGCCGTAGCGCTCGGCCACGCGATAGACCTCGTCCTTCACCGGACAGGCGTCGGCGTCGATGAAGATGCGGGGGGCCATCCGATCAGGATAGCCCGCCCGCATCGTTCGGTGAAGCTGTGCCTCAGCCCCTGGCCCAGACCCCGAACGGATCGGACCACGACAGGCCCATGGCCTCGGCGACGGCGGGATAGGTGATCTCGCCCTTCAGCACGTTCAGGCCGCGCGCCAGGTGCGGGTCCTTCTTCAG is part of the Brevundimonas sp. AJA228-03 genome and harbors:
- a CDS encoding lipid A-modifier LpxR family protein, yielding MTLAVPASAQTWVNQNWSADQQATATAITARLNSRPAFAVAAEAGFGPGLEVADAFAPAEMRNPFAAATTRDVWIEGDGHADRLRMRTRGELRRADGAPLPVSPLDHGAFLAEGYDVSFSRGWPVARGYTASGLEVTLTPHAGIGVGDRGGLAEAGATLRIGRGIDRLVPEGSAEFGQRARWYLYAAGSGTAVGYNFARNRDGDYARSGVSRDSGNFLGDASVGVALRRGDMQGSFGIVYREIEAEGLRSGRGLDNDVTEGLVAFQLSIKPQW
- a CDS encoding magnesium transporter CorA family protein, which codes for MIRLYRAGCAACESVEIDVAGPWNMPADTLWIDLIEPTRAEDLAVERALGIAIPTREEMSELEASSRLYREGGATYVTADIIHNGDADLPGSDPVTFVLTAGPMVTIRYFDPRPFTQFTDKLERDPSLCATGLEMFLNLMEAIIDRASDVLARTAHKVEAVGNHVFSDGKRVGFEHLVTKLGRAHIANARIEQSLAGLARAFAFVGFDDRMDEAPEACEHLKSLASDAASLISHNQAVAAGINFQLSAALGFINIEQSSIFKVFSIFSAVLMPPTLIGAIYGMNFEHMPELRWAGGYPMALVVMAVSALLPLLWFRRKGWI
- a CDS encoding CHAP domain-containing protein, translating into MLKRLTAAAVAATLGLFALAPAVVATPARAEDPYWQCVTFARMFSGINIFGDAWTWWSQAVDRFRTGRAPETGSVLVFRPEGRMSRGHVAVVSDILTDRVIRVTHANWGGSRGRVEENVTVVDVSGANDWSEVKVWYNPINDLGTTVYPTYGFIYNGARDAYDAGRQMAANASSPAGQP
- a CDS encoding fibronectin type III domain-containing protein, which encodes MKQGIVKLLAALMATFLWTGTALADAPSMARTWHWNVGSTSAGLSMAANDAGLPGHFWFELGTSPDLSDAHTVGDERNDQGYGGVVQSHATMSDLRPGTTYYYRAHVRNYDGQAQSGIQSFTTAAASAIAAPSISFEKSQPYEGGWMFDFVVDGHGLGGEVRVSFSTSPDMSNAREILVDRIEAGPTGQGIHAIVPPVTYPDRTTIYVRAVATSSAGTSSANAQMVYRNADY
- a CDS encoding acyltransferase, which produces MISGSAPADLRPLTALRFFAAAWVALYAFWPNLDVAFVPTLVTKGYLGVELFFVLSGFILSHVYLAAHGEKRFSYGGFLWARIARVYPLHLATLIGVGVLGLAAVAMGMAIDANILSWPSLPANLLMLHAWGLAPQSGWNHSSWSISAEWFAYLAFPAFAFVAWRLRDRPVLALVGAAAFMIGLYAAFQALAGFSLTEATIRWGALRIVPCFALGCALYLMHRRRTLPRPGWIAGACVLAMAVAGSLGAPDGALVLLGGGLILALASLPNTGWLASRPAVYLGEISYAVYMVLVPWQLLAVNLAARVTGAEDKKLQLFVWLAVVLALPVVAAIAHHLVERPARRVLRAMAGRRAARKASARETPQPA
- a CDS encoding COG3650 family protein: MRLVLPVLTSLILMAALGGCSKASETEAEPAPETVTAPVVIGGVDLTRPVRVLGTEPFWAIDIADQDLVLTRPDVADVTAPVASPIVTGTTAVYTGTTDSGQTVVLTLIATECSDGMSDRLYPLTARVELGEETLNGCGTTPEALAQAPAV
- a CDS encoding DNA cytosine methyltransferase; translation: MSIRDRPALVAYEFFAGGGLAGLGLEGFRTLFANDMDAAKAASWRANHEAAIAVGDVWDLTAADLPGQADLAWASSPCQDVSLAGARAGLDARRSGALWGFWRLIEALETGGRAPPVIVIENVVGLLTSGAGRDFGAICEALAGAGYRVGALEMDTAHWLPQSRPRLFVVAMRGVSGPVAAGPVALFHPARVITAQQRLSGRAKAAWVWWSLPAPPRRNLDLAALLEPDDAVGWFTDAQTGALLALTAPLHRDRLEAARASGERRVAAAFRRVRIEAGQKVQRLELRFDGLAGCLRTPSGGSSRQYVIVCVGGKVRARRLTGREAARLMGVPDTYILPRGETAALKLMGDAVAVPVVQALAEGLLRPALEGRAVSPGSACPAPT
- the arfB gene encoding alternative ribosome rescue aminoacyl-tRNA hydrolase ArfB, whose amino-acid sequence is MTVIPEDELEFRFYRAGGPGGQNVNKVSTAVQMRFDVVNSPSLRDPVKARLMKLAGSRLTLDGVILITAVRHRTQERNRADAIARLQEMVDQASIAPTFRVPTRPTRASKERRLDGKTRRSDIKSGRGKPTLD
- a CDS encoding YaiI/YqxD family protein, with protein sequence MAPRIFIDADACPVKDEVYRVAERYGLHVFVVSNSWINTPRHRWIEQIVVDAGPDIADDWIAERAGPGDIVVTADIPLADRCLKAGAQALKSNGQPFTPDSIGSALAGRMVGEHLRSMGVATSGPPPFGPRDRSAFLQALDQAVVRARRISA